The following are encoded in a window of Thermoprotei archaeon genomic DNA:
- a CDS encoding transposase — protein sequence MLGIDVNESSIDLAVVKPNKVKFIKIDISEAKYIRGRYFRKRRSIQNKTSGETKAELLAKYSGREKRRINDILHRATKIIAGVIAEENVKPVMEKLKGIRERIRYGRKMNRRLHAMPFRKIQSYISYKSMELGFNPEMVNAKSTSRTCPMCGELSKPNGHAFKCRKCGFQADRHLVAAWNIAMRLSMCRPLPLAAKALNEPLEIEVRGKGRKSMNPTTVL from the coding sequence GTGCTGGGCATCGATGTTAACGAAAGTAGTATAGACCTAGCTGTTGTGAAGCCAAACAAGGTTAAGTTCATCAAGATAGATATAAGCGAGGCGAAATACATTAGAGGCAGATACTTCAGGAAGAGGAGGAGCATCCAGAATAAGACTTCAGGGGAAACGAAAGCTGAGCTGCTAGCGAAGTATTCTGGGAGGGAAAAGCGGAGGATAAACGACATACTCCATAGAGCAACGAAGATTATAGCTGGCGTAATCGCCGAAGAAAACGTTAAACCGGTAATGGAGAAGCTGAAAGGCATTAGGGAAAGAATACGGTATGGTAGGAAGATGAATAGGAGGCTTCACGCCATGCCGTTCAGAAAAATTCAGTCTTACATTTCCTATAAGTCGATGGAGCTAGGCTTTAATCCTGAAATGGTTAATGCTAAGAGCACTTCCAGAACATGCCCGATGTGTGGCGAATTGAGTAAGCCGAATGGGCATGCATTCAAGTGTAGAAAATGCGGCTTCCAAGCGGATAGACATTTAGTTGCAGCTTGGAACATCGCCATGAGACTCTCCATGTGCCGTCCTTTACCGTTGGCGGCGAAGGCCCTCAATGAACCCCTAGAAATAGAGGTGAGGGGGAAGGGACGAAAGTCCATGAATCCCACAACGGTTCTCTAA
- the bgaS gene encoding beta-galactosidase BgaS → MKHHFPNNFLFGFSESGFQFEMGIPGSENPNSDWWVWVHNEENIFSKIVSGDFPENGPAYWHFYEQDHKIAQNLGMNAARLGIEWSRIFPKPTFDVRVDVEKDSKGNILRVDVNEKALDALDKMANKEALNHYKEIFNDWKSGNNMLIVNLYHWPLPLWLHEPIMVRKFGPDRAPSGWLDEKSVVEFTKFVAYIAWKLEDLPDMWSTMTEPNVVYGSGYVDIKSGFPPGYLSIDSAINAAKHLAEAHARAYDVLKEISKKPVGMIHAVFAVEPFKSGNDYVDAAERAKKVEIYDFLDLITSGVSLFIGERKDLGDHLDWIGVNYYSRVVVKPAKYGLGFEVVDDYGLYCSPNSVSRDGRPCSDSGWEIYPEGLYNVLIDFWRRYKRPLIVTENGIADAEDKFRPKFLISHILQLKKAINSGIDLRGYFHWALTDNYEWAKGFKMRFGLIHVDYETKKRYFRPSALIFRDLIKYGETDKFIVEDEK, encoded by the coding sequence ATGAAACATCATTTTCCGAATAATTTTCTTTTTGGTTTTTCAGAGTCAGGGTTTCAGTTTGAGATGGGCATTCCAGGCTCTGAGAATCCAAACAGTGATTGGTGGGTATGGGTTCATAACGAAGAAAACATTTTTTCAAAAATTGTAAGTGGGGATTTTCCTGAGAATGGACCTGCTTATTGGCATTTTTATGAACAAGATCATAAGATAGCACAAAATTTGGGAATGAATGCTGCACGATTGGGTATTGAGTGGAGTAGAATATTTCCTAAACCAACATTCGATGTGAGGGTGGATGTTGAAAAGGATAGCAAAGGAAATATATTAAGAGTTGATGTCAATGAAAAAGCTCTTGACGCACTTGATAAAATGGCAAATAAAGAGGCGCTAAATCATTATAAAGAAATTTTTAATGATTGGAAAAGTGGAAATAATATGTTGATAGTTAATCTTTATCATTGGCCTTTACCTCTCTGGCTTCATGAACCTATAATGGTTAGAAAATTTGGGCCTGACAGAGCTCCATCTGGTTGGTTAGATGAAAAATCTGTTGTGGAATTCACGAAATTTGTTGCATATATAGCTTGGAAGTTAGAGGATCTCCCAGACATGTGGAGTACTATGACCGAACCTAACGTTGTTTATGGTTCAGGTTATGTTGATATTAAATCAGGTTTTCCACCGGGATATTTAAGTATTGATTCTGCCATAAATGCGGCTAAACATCTTGCAGAAGCGCATGCTAGAGCTTATGACGTATTGAAAGAGATATCTAAAAAACCTGTGGGAATGATACATGCAGTATTTGCTGTAGAACCTTTCAAATCTGGCAATGATTACGTCGATGCTGCTGAACGAGCTAAAAAAGTAGAAATTTACGATTTCTTAGATTTGATCACATCAGGAGTATCTCTTTTTATAGGTGAACGAAAAGATTTAGGTGATCACCTTGATTGGATTGGTGTTAATTATTATAGTAGGGTTGTTGTTAAGCCGGCGAAATACGGATTGGGTTTTGAGGTAGTTGATGATTATGGTCTCTATTGTTCTCCAAATAGCGTTTCAAGAGATGGGAGGCCTTGTAGTGATAGTGGTTGGGAGATTTATCCAGAAGGTCTTTATAATGTTCTCATAGATTTTTGGAGAAGATACAAGAGACCATTAATTGTCACCGAAAACGGCATAGCGGATGCAGAAGATAAATTTAGACCAAAATTTCTAATATCGCACATACTACAACTTAAAAAAGCTATAAATAGTGGTATAGACTTGAGAGGTTATTTTCATTGGGCACTTACAGACAATTATGAATGGGCCAAAGGATTTAAAATGAGGTTTGGGTTGATTCATGTTGATTATGAAACAAAAAAGAGGTATTTCAGACCAAGTGCTCTAATTTTCAGAGACTTGATAAAGTACGGAGAAACCGATAAATTTATTGTGGAAGATGAGAAATGA
- a CDS encoding ATP-grasp domain-containing protein, with the protein MEKHILVLGAGGSAGINFIKSLRMATEKFYIVATDVNKYHLELVDADKSYIIPKATDPRYLDIVNKLIHMEKIDFVHAQPDIEVYIISKNRDKINAKTFLPKHETIEIAQNKIKTNQTLKSKNVPVPTSYKIEDVDSIKKYYNELKDETGRVWVRALKGAGSRASLPAYSPEQIIEWINYWNKKEGLTYEDFMISEYLPGEEFAFQSIWKDGELIVSQARKRIEYLFGNITPSGQTSTPSVAVTVHNELVNKIGTEAIKAIDDKPNGVFGVDMKVNKNGIPSITEINAGRFYTTNNFYVHLSCNMPWIYVKLAFNEKIPQTKKYNAVEAGYYWIRLPDAGPVLVKESNFKSITLI; encoded by the coding sequence ATGGAAAAACACATCCTTGTATTAGGTGCAGGAGGATCTGCTGGAATTAACTTTATAAAATCATTGAGAATGGCTACTGAAAAGTTTTACATTGTAGCAACAGATGTTAATAAATATCACTTAGAACTGGTTGATGCTGATAAATCTTACATAATACCAAAAGCAACGGACCCAAGATATCTAGACATAGTAAACAAATTAATCCATATGGAGAAAATAGATTTCGTACATGCACAACCTGATATTGAGGTATACATTATATCTAAGAACAGGGATAAAATCAATGCGAAAACATTTTTACCAAAACATGAAACAATCGAAATAGCTCAAAATAAGATCAAGACAAACCAAACGCTTAAAAGTAAGAATGTGCCAGTGCCAACCTCTTATAAAATTGAGGATGTTGATTCTATAAAAAAATATTACAATGAATTAAAGGATGAAACAGGTAGAGTTTGGGTTAGAGCGCTAAAAGGAGCGGGGTCGAGAGCTTCACTGCCCGCCTATTCTCCAGAACAGATTATAGAATGGATAAATTATTGGAATAAAAAAGAAGGATTAACATATGAAGATTTTATGATATCTGAATATCTTCCTGGTGAAGAATTCGCTTTTCAAAGTATTTGGAAAGATGGAGAGTTAATAGTCTCACAAGCAAGAAAAAGAATAGAATATCTATTTGGAAACATTACGCCAAGCGGGCAAACATCAACACCATCAGTCGCAGTAACAGTTCATAATGAGCTAGTGAATAAAATAGGAACAGAAGCAATAAAAGCAATTGATGATAAACCTAATGGAGTATTTGGTGTTGATATGAAAGTTAATAAGAACGGCATACCATCAATAACAGAAATAAACGCAGGAAGATTCTACACAACAAACAACTTTTATGTACATTTAAGTTGTAATATGCCATGGATTTATGTCAAGTTAGCATTCAATGAAAAAATCCCACAAACTAAAAAATACAACGCAGTAGAAGCAGGATATTATTGGATAAGATTGCCAGATGCAGGCCCAGTCCTTGTTAAAGAAAGTAATTTCAAGAGTATAACGTTAATATAG
- a CDS encoding glycoside hydrolase family 31 protein, which yields MKTSAQISFKPLSTYIAKIIINGDRGFKKSFGVVQEPLSEEAIGIWNYQVKDNEITVIWKNTFILRFKILNSDETHVELLQYIDQNDRIYGLGEKYARLNRRFKRFHIWNIDQPVHLPLGDPMYVSIPFYIATNPKRSAGVFIDYPGYIYIDTGVKYSDGIFLNIKSNSFRMYLIVGNNIYDILRNYSELTGKPFMPPKWAIGYHQSRYSYMSQDEVLDVANEFRKRGIPCDAIYLDIHHMDGFKIFTWNPKNFPLPEKMIDRLHSINMRLVTIIDVGVKALDGYEVFDDFNKIDGFLKTPNKELFLGVVWPGLCTFPDFLRSEVRNLWSSYIAKWVKQGVDGIWLDMNEPSIFLMLDPLKDVIEQLPSIISSNENMGLNVISQISKISTAMVNKSVGYAKIDAIHRDDEGNEVHHDEIHNAYPLLENLATYEGFKKAYEDKRAFILSRSGFAGIQRFAAIWTGDNQADWGHMEISIPQLLNLSLSGIPFVGADVGGYSDDTEPELLVRWHQLGTFYPFYRNHSEINARRHEPWVFEEPFETIIKNTIKLRYKLLPYIYKLFVESHRTGLPIMRTLSTEFPSDENCYDIDDEFMLGEALLIAPILAPGARARAVYLPEVKWYNYWNGEILNPGWILVKAPLEIIPVFIRENTAILTTDPKENAYESWDPIKIETFITKKVKTRIYDDDGETLKYQKGEYFETEVEIVRNNNEIIVNTEILNRNYKHSFRNIELHILNGSGIENITINGAKQSFKMQERTAIAKFALE from the coding sequence ATGAAAACTTCGGCTCAGATTTCTTTTAAGCCTTTAAGTACTTACATTGCAAAAATAATAATAAACGGTGATAGAGGATTTAAAAAGAGTTTTGGTGTGGTTCAAGAACCTTTGAGTGAGGAAGCTATAGGAATATGGAATTATCAAGTAAAAGATAATGAAATTACTGTTATATGGAAGAATACTTTCATATTAAGGTTTAAAATTCTTAATTCTGATGAAACTCACGTTGAGCTTCTCCAATATATTGATCAGAATGATAGAATTTATGGATTAGGAGAAAAGTATGCTAGGCTTAATAGAAGATTCAAGAGATTCCACATATGGAATATTGATCAACCTGTTCATCTTCCTTTAGGCGATCCAATGTATGTGTCTATCCCCTTTTATATTGCTACCAATCCTAAGCGGTCTGCTGGAGTTTTTATAGATTATCCTGGATATATTTATATTGATACTGGTGTTAAATATTCCGATGGAATTTTCTTGAACATCAAATCAAATTCATTTAGAATGTACTTAATAGTAGGTAATAATATTTATGATATTTTAAGAAATTATTCAGAACTTACTGGGAAACCTTTCATGCCACCTAAATGGGCTATCGGTTATCACCAAAGCAGATATAGTTATATGTCTCAAGATGAAGTTTTAGATGTTGCCAATGAATTTAGAAAAAGAGGAATACCATGCGATGCAATATACTTAGATATACACCATATGGATGGATTTAAAATATTTACATGGAATCCGAAAAACTTTCCATTACCAGAGAAAATGATTGATAGACTCCATTCAATCAACATGAGACTCGTAACTATAATAGATGTTGGTGTCAAAGCTCTGGATGGTTATGAAGTTTTTGATGATTTCAATAAGATTGATGGTTTTCTGAAAACACCAAACAAAGAACTCTTTTTAGGAGTTGTATGGCCTGGTTTATGCACATTCCCAGACTTTCTCAGATCAGAAGTAAGAAATTTATGGTCATCATACATAGCTAAATGGGTTAAACAAGGTGTTGATGGAATCTGGCTTGATATGAATGAACCCTCAATATTTCTAATGTTAGACCCATTAAAAGATGTGATCGAACAATTACCAAGTATCATTAGTAGCAATGAAAACATGGGTTTAAATGTTATTTCGCAAATTTCAAAAATATCAACAGCTATGGTTAATAAAAGTGTTGGATACGCAAAAATAGATGCCATACATAGAGATGATGAGGGGAATGAGGTTCATCACGATGAAATACATAATGCATATCCACTTTTAGAAAACTTAGCTACATATGAAGGGTTTAAAAAAGCATATGAAGATAAAAGAGCATTCATCCTTTCTAGGTCAGGGTTTGCAGGCATTCAAAGATTTGCAGCAATCTGGACAGGAGACAATCAAGCAGATTGGGGACACATGGAGATTAGTATTCCTCAACTTCTCAACTTAAGCCTTTCGGGCATACCTTTTGTGGGAGCTGATGTTGGAGGATACAGCGATGACACTGAACCAGAGCTTCTAGTCAGATGGCATCAACTAGGAACTTTTTATCCTTTTTATCGAAATCACAGTGAAATTAACGCTAGAAGACATGAACCATGGGTCTTTGAAGAACCATTTGAGACAATAATTAAAAATACTATTAAACTCAGGTATAAGCTCCTTCCTTATATTTACAAACTTTTTGTAGAGTCTCACAGAACAGGACTTCCTATAATGAGAACACTTTCAACTGAATTTCCTTCCGATGAAAATTGCTATGATATAGATGACGAGTTCATGCTAGGAGAAGCCCTTCTGATAGCGCCAATACTAGCACCAGGTGCCAGAGCTAGAGCTGTATATCTGCCAGAAGTTAAATGGTATAATTATTGGAACGGAGAGATACTTAACCCAGGTTGGATTTTAGTTAAAGCTCCCCTTGAAATAATACCAGTCTTTATTAGAGAAAACACGGCAATACTTACAACTGATCCTAAAGAGAATGCATACGAATCTTGGGATCCAATTAAGATTGAAACATTCATTACTAAGAAAGTGAAAACACGAATATACGATGATGACGGTGAAACCTTAAAATATCAAAAAGGAGAGTATTTTGAGACTGAGGTGGAGATCGTTCGGAACAACAATGAAATCATAGTCAACACTGAAATTTTAAACAGAAACTATAAACACTCCTTTAGGAATATCGAACTACACATTTTAAATGGATCTGGCATAGAAAACATTACGATAAATGGTGCAAAACAAAGCTTTAAGATGCAGGAGAGAACTGCTATAGCAAAGTTCGCACTAGAATAA
- a CDS encoding ornithine cyclodeaminase family protein codes for MVLIIPRSMVEELLKPTDVVKIVEKVFVDRGLGKVTLPSRIWVDSKVGSFGLMPSYMAGENALGFKGVFFNPIRKPTIRAFIGLIDPEDGSLIALMDGDYITAMRTGGIGAVAADKLSRQDSHVVAVYGCGVQGRAQVIVLQVVRKIETVYAYDSHKPSLDNYIKEMSERLGIEVRPMNNPNERVTDADIIITTTTSREPVFDGRLVKDGTHINGIGSFSPETREIDENVVMRASKIFVDFKDDAIKSGDLKIPLDKGLIKLSSVYELSDLLVGKVQGRQSSTEITFFKSVGAAIFDVATAIWVYNEAKKKDLGIEMAL; via the coding sequence ATGGTTCTTATAATACCACGTAGTATGGTTGAAGAATTACTTAAACCTACGGACGTTGTAAAAATTGTTGAAAAAGTTTTCGTGGATCGCGGTTTAGGTAAGGTAACACTTCCTTCCAGAATTTGGGTTGATTCTAAAGTAGGTTCTTTTGGATTAATGCCTTCTTATATGGCGGGTGAGAACGCTCTTGGTTTTAAGGGTGTATTCTTTAACCCAATCAGAAAACCAACAATTAGAGCGTTTATTGGGCTTATAGATCCAGAAGACGGTAGTTTAATTGCATTAATGGATGGTGACTATATAACTGCAATGCGTACTGGCGGTATTGGTGCTGTTGCGGCTGATAAACTTTCAAGACAAGATTCTCATGTAGTTGCTGTTTATGGTTGTGGTGTTCAGGGTAGAGCCCAGGTTATTGTACTCCAAGTAGTTAGGAAAATCGAAACTGTTTACGCTTATGATTCCCACAAACCAAGTTTAGATAATTATATTAAAGAAATGTCCGAAAGACTTGGTATTGAAGTTAGACCTATGAATAATCCTAATGAACGTGTTACTGATGCTGACATAATTATTACTACAACTACTTCACGTGAACCTGTTTTTGATGGAAGGTTAGTAAAGGATGGAACTCACATTAATGGTATTGGTTCATTTTCACCTGAGACTAGGGAAATTGATGAAAATGTCGTGATGCGTGCTAGTAAAATATTTGTTGATTTTAAGGATGATGCAATAAAATCTGGTGATCTAAAAATACCTCTTGACAAAGGTCTCATTAAACTGAGCTCTGTCTATGAATTATCTGATCTTCTAGTCGGCAAAGTACAAGGAAGACAAAGTTCTACAGAGATCACATTTTTTAAATCCGTTGGAGCAGCAATATTTGATGTGGCTACAGCGATTTGGGTTTATAATGAAGCTAAAAAGAAAGATTTAGGAATAGAAATGGCATTATGA
- a CDS encoding PIG-L deacetylase family protein, producing the protein MDMTIFNDLKDIIEKHTYEDAVKMLVRTLLAPDIEKIFNQPRKILCVQPHPDDCDLSAGGTLIKSIKNGAEAIYLTLTDGLMGTIDPKILPEELSIIRKKEQEDAAGIIGVKKFIWLNYRDTELPYSSNIRKLLVNIIRKERPSIILAPDPWLPYEGHPDHRVAGMLSIEAAIFAGLVHYAKLPYDEDSKPHNIEYMVFYNTHRPNLYYNIDDVIEIKLKALKQHKSQFLNNWDSVELFIRTLNMLYGKMINTKYAEAFKVIPKDLLHVATVAEHV; encoded by the coding sequence ATGGACATGACAATTTTTAACGATCTTAAAGATATTATTGAAAAACATACTTATGAGGATGCTGTGAAAATGCTTGTTCGGACACTGCTTGCTCCTGATATAGAGAAAATTTTTAATCAACCTAGAAAGATTTTATGCGTTCAACCTCATCCTGATGATTGTGATCTCAGTGCAGGGGGCACGTTAATCAAATCTATTAAAAATGGTGCAGAAGCTATATACTTAACATTAACTGATGGGTTAATGGGAACTATTGATCCCAAAATACTTCCAGAAGAACTGTCCATAATAAGGAAAAAAGAACAAGAAGATGCTGCAGGAATTATTGGTGTGAAGAAATTTATATGGCTAAATTATAGAGATACTGAACTACCCTATTCATCAAATATTAGAAAACTTCTCGTTAATATAATTAGGAAAGAAAGACCAAGCATTATTTTAGCGCCAGATCCATGGCTTCCTTATGAAGGACACCCAGATCACAGAGTAGCAGGAATGCTTAGTATTGAGGCAGCCATTTTTGCTGGTCTAGTTCATTATGCGAAGCTACCTTATGATGAGGACAGTAAACCACATAACATAGAATACATGGTTTTTTACAATACACATAGACCAAACTTATATTATAATATAGATGACGTGATTGAGATCAAATTAAAAGCTTTAAAACAACATAAGAGCCAATTCCTAAACAACTGGGATAGTGTAGAATTATTCATAAGAACTCTCAACATGCTCTATGGAAAAATGATTAACACAAAATATGCGGAGGCATTTAAAGTAATACCAAAAGATTTGCTTCATGTAGCAACAGTAGCAGAGCATGTTTAA
- the pheT gene encoding phenylalanine--tRNA ligase subunit beta, giving the protein MPTISIDIVDLFNLLGTRINEEQLKELLEYTKCEIKEIEGTTMTLEVNADRPDLFSTEGLARALRPFIGKKNKPINVGQSDYKIHVEPQVLRVRPAISAFIVRNVKLNETALSQIFQFQEKIHETVCRNRKKGSIGLYDISRISKTIKYTALPLKEIKFRPLDYQTVMNGEEILKTTEKGIKYGSLITEIAPLLVDEKGTVLSMPPIINSEDTRVTTNTKDVLIDVTGFDKEFTTIVARIIAYNLAERNASHIESIKIEYPDIVYIPSLEYQQVRITKDLINHALGLRLRITSIAKLLRKMNHIVTVEKDEMIVKVPPYRIDVLHPIDLVEDVAITYGYMKLNPTYPLINTKGQELPIRKLEKDIREIMIGFGYQEISTYMMTSPKIQIENMLLPITETKNMIEVENPVSDEYTALRIWLIPNLLNLLSFNIDTQYPQKIFEIGYTVQRNPQSPNLTIQEMKIAAAHTEYSVSYEQIQAIAYSLIKTFKLNPQFQPLQHPSFLNGRAATIKINNTEIGIIGEIHPNVLLNFRLRMPTVAFEINITKLAKIIKIPTDTL; this is encoded by the coding sequence ATGCCAACTATTAGCATTGATATAGTAGACCTATTTAATCTGCTAGGAACCAGAATTAACGAAGAACAACTAAAAGAACTATTGGAGTATACAAAATGCGAAATCAAAGAAATAGAAGGAACAACTATGACACTAGAAGTAAACGCCGATAGACCTGATCTCTTCTCAACAGAAGGTCTAGCAAGAGCATTAAGACCTTTCATAGGAAAGAAAAACAAACCGATAAATGTGGGTCAAAGCGACTATAAAATCCATGTAGAACCACAAGTATTAAGAGTAAGGCCAGCAATCTCAGCATTTATAGTCAGAAACGTTAAACTCAATGAAACAGCATTATCACAAATATTCCAATTCCAAGAAAAAATTCACGAGACTGTTTGCAGAAATAGAAAAAAGGGTTCAATAGGACTCTACGATATATCACGCATTAGTAAAACAATTAAATATACAGCATTACCCCTTAAAGAGATCAAATTCAGACCATTAGATTATCAAACTGTTATGAATGGTGAAGAAATACTGAAAACTACGGAAAAAGGAATAAAATATGGATCTTTAATCACAGAAATTGCACCATTATTAGTCGATGAAAAAGGTACAGTATTGTCAATGCCACCAATAATAAATAGTGAAGATACACGAGTGACTACAAACACAAAAGATGTACTCATCGACGTTACTGGATTTGATAAGGAATTCACGACAATAGTGGCACGCATTATAGCCTATAACTTAGCAGAACGCAACGCCTCCCACATAGAAAGCATAAAAATAGAATATCCAGACATAGTGTACATACCATCATTAGAATATCAACAAGTCAGAATAACTAAAGACCTAATAAACCACGCATTAGGATTACGCTTACGCATCACAAGCATAGCAAAGTTACTCAGAAAAATGAACCATATAGTCACAGTTGAAAAAGACGAAATGATAGTAAAGGTACCACCATACAGGATCGATGTACTGCATCCAATAGATTTAGTCGAAGATGTAGCAATAACTTACGGTTACATGAAATTAAACCCCACATATCCTCTCATTAACACTAAAGGTCAAGAACTACCAATACGAAAACTAGAAAAGGATATTCGCGAAATCATGATAGGGTTTGGATATCAAGAAATATCAACATACATGATGACATCTCCCAAAATACAAATAGAAAACATGCTCCTCCCAATCACAGAAACAAAAAACATGATTGAGGTTGAAAACCCAGTAAGTGACGAATACACAGCACTCAGAATATGGTTAATACCAAACTTACTCAACCTTCTCTCGTTCAACATCGATACTCAATATCCTCAAAAAATATTCGAGATTGGTTACACAGTCCAACGCAATCCACAATCACCAAATCTAACTATACAAGAAATGAAAATAGCAGCAGCACACACGGAATACTCAGTAAGTTACGAGCAAATCCAAGCAATAGCATACTCACTCATTAAAACGTTCAAACTAAACCCACAATTCCAACCACTACAACATCCAAGCTTTTTAAACGGACGAGCAGCAACAATAAAAATTAATAATACAGAAATAGGAATAATTGGCGAAATACACCCAAACGTCCTGCTTAATTTTCGATTAAGAATGCCAACAGTAGCATTTGAGATCAACATAACAAAACTCGCAAAAATCATCAAAATCCCCACAGACACATTATAA
- a CDS encoding phenylalanine--tRNA ligase subunit alpha yields MKGVQPSRSQENLAYQCGEEVIKLDRITVSDTEYSILYVLRRSTEPVDSQLLAKETGSSISTLMSTLESLKEKNLIKIDIEELHVYRLTQEGLLYAEKGLPERQVYNTIVKLGSARTEQLFDIIKLPKSLIELGIGHARKMGWITIEQKSGRNLMKASSVAPESNIEQLLQKLSKGPFTVKPNENEVFQELVRRKLAERKIIKIYKISLTEVGRLLLDQGLITLSNEKSTLTSDDILYGKWSTISLKPYNVSALPPVIYPGRKHPYVSFLEEVREILLEMGFTEAEGFFVEQEFWNFDVLFQAQDHPAREIHDSYRVKQPALGVLEDPDLVEKVRQVHETGWNTGSRGWRYQWSADIARRLILRTQTTSVSVRYLHKHKEPPIKMFALSRVFRPDVLDPTHSMEFNQCEGIVMDKNLTFRDLLGFLKEFSNRLGITKIKFKPSYFPFTEPSVEGYIYHEKLGWIEALPGGMFRPEVLAPLGIKYPVLAWGIGIDRLAMAVLGINDIRELFTKDLSYLREFPWLRSHANY; encoded by the coding sequence ATGAAAGGAGTACAACCTTCGAGATCTCAAGAAAACCTTGCTTATCAGTGTGGAGAGGAGGTCATCAAATTGGATAGAATAACAGTTAGTGATACTGAATACTCAATTTTATACGTATTAAGGAGATCAACCGAACCTGTAGATTCCCAATTATTAGCAAAAGAAACAGGGTCATCGATTAGCACATTAATGTCTACACTGGAATCATTAAAAGAAAAAAACCTAATAAAAATTGATATTGAAGAGCTTCATGTATACAGATTAACTCAGGAAGGATTATTATATGCAGAAAAAGGACTTCCAGAAAGGCAAGTCTATAATACTATTGTAAAATTAGGTTCAGCACGTACAGAACAACTATTTGACATTATTAAGCTACCAAAAAGCTTAATAGAACTTGGCATTGGACATGCACGCAAAATGGGATGGATTACAATAGAACAAAAATCAGGAAGAAATTTAATGAAGGCATCATCAGTTGCACCTGAAAGTAACATAGAACAACTCTTACAGAAATTGTCAAAAGGACCATTTACAGTAAAGCCTAATGAAAACGAGGTTTTTCAAGAATTAGTAAGGAGAAAACTAGCCGAACGCAAAATAATAAAGATTTATAAAATATCATTGACTGAAGTTGGCAGGCTACTGCTTGATCAAGGATTGATTACATTAAGTAATGAAAAAAGCACACTAACATCTGATGACATACTTTACGGAAAATGGTCAACAATATCGTTAAAGCCATACAATGTATCCGCACTACCGCCAGTAATTTATCCAGGACGAAAACATCCATACGTTTCTTTTCTTGAGGAAGTAAGAGAGATATTACTAGAGATGGGTTTCACTGAAGCTGAGGGTTTCTTCGTAGAACAAGAATTCTGGAATTTTGATGTACTATTTCAGGCGCAAGACCATCCAGCGAGAGAAATACATGATAGTTACAGAGTAAAACAACCGGCACTAGGAGTTCTTGAAGATCCAGACCTTGTAGAGAAGGTTCGTCAGGTTCATGAAACAGGTTGGAATACAGGATCGCGTGGATGGCGATATCAATGGAGCGCAGATATAGCAAGAAGACTCATACTAAGAACACAAACAACATCGGTATCTGTTCGATACCTTCACAAGCATAAAGAACCACCAATCAAGATGTTTGCACTTTCAAGAGTATTTCGTCCAGATGTGCTCGATCCAACACACTCAATGGAATTCAACCAATGCGAAGGAATAGTAATGGATAAAAATCTTACATTCAGAGACCTCCTTGGTTTCTTAAAGGAATTCAGTAACAGATTAGGCATCACTAAGATTAAATTTAAACCATCTTATTTTCCCTTCACAGAACCTAGCGTAGAAGGTTATATTTATCATGAAAAATTAGGCTGGATAGAAGCATTACCTGGAGGAATGTTTAGACCGGAAGTTTTAGCACCATTGGGCATAAAATACCCAGTACTGGCATGGGGTATAGGAATTGATAGATTAGCAATGGCAGTTCTTGGAATAAATGATATAAGAGAATTATTCACCAAAGATCTTTCATATTTACGTGAATTCCCGTGGTTGAGAAGCCATGCCAACTATTAG